TTAGAACAATCTCTCGTGACATTAGAGGAAAGGGGTGGGGGTCGAGCCAAATACTtatcacgatatctcaccaagggggGATGGTAGGGAGTGTAAaaatcgcctcacgtaattaatggatggacACTATGGTGATTTTCcgttcctaaaaaaattaaatcaatgcgTAAATTATATTAGAATATATATACGTGATAGTGATTATATAACCATGTATATATTTGGTGTAAGAATCAATCGCTTCCGCCTCATCATTGTTTTGTCGCAGTTTTTAACTATTTATCActgttattaatatcaaaatcGATGAAAGAATTAAATGTGTAAACCTTACTTGtctctaaaaattataaaaagcctTTTATGAGCAAAATTTCCAAAGGAAGTCGTTAAACCATCTCAAGAATCGAATTTGTCTCTCACAATTCCTGTCATGTAATCTGGCAGTTACGCCTCTAAGCCAAtagtcataaattttatttgccgAAAGTTTTACCGTCCATTTTGCTACTACCATCGTTTGTCTTCCCTCCCCtttccccccctagaagcaaaaatcggaaaatcagtacctactgaattgaaacgaaagcattcaagaCATTTtcattaaacccacgaaaaatgatatgtatttgtataagatatgtatctaaaataaaactattttttcaaggaaataatctcataaagtaatgtcacaacttggtttgccccccgccctctagactatggcttgccccccccccccctccctcccctagactatggcttgcccctcTAGTTAtggtcctgggtacgcctttggtACAAAActattcgaatcccggctaagtaaaatatttttttaatggcaaacttcatcctttggtgtatttaactttgcacccgtgcgcgtgactgcatacaaagtcacttgtttctgcagtgctttgacattcgtcgtcgccgaccagcgacaaaatagggGGTTTTCACTCCTGACAGTGACtaagtaagcacgaccctcgccacatgtgccacagtgtggacttgtgacttCAACATCTTGTTCGAAAAACCCAATGAGGTAATGAGCACACAAACATGACAATAGCGATTCTTTAGTACTTCACGAAATTCACTTTGACGACATTCCAGTGCAATCAGTACATTAAACGGCTTAGTATTTAGTGTACTATGCAAAGCCCTTAGAGGTGGAGCCGAAAATACGAGATGAAGGCCGACATTTGTTGTCaggatattaaaaaggaaatagtatCAGGTGTATGGCAGGagtttcctaaataaaaaaaatccgtaaCGTTTTGACGATTGTTATCGATAACAACACGGCTTCAAAGCGGGGAAAATACCATTATCCTGCCTAGTTTAACCCAGTATGCTTGCAATGTTGCTTCTATGTAATATCAATAACGCATTCATTTTAAGCTCTATTAAGGATATGTTTAAACTACGTGGTATTTTATGCTGTATGGTAAATGGCAAAATGTATAGCAGCCAAAATAATTATACAGGTGATTGAACAATCTACGGCCGTTTAAcagtcgaaagaaaataaattccccaagaccGCACTCTTTGCTGAGCAAAAAGGTGGGGGGCTGGGAAGTTAGAAGGATGACAGAGAGGTCCAGCaatttaaatacacaaaaataaagctgaaacactatgaaacaatcAATCGCAtaagctcactcacgcacctagaggatttgctccaaggaacaaaggTCGCAATCACACATACACTCAGGTTTGCACCCCCTCTCATCCTTTCAATTTCCCACCTTTTTGCTCAGCAAATAGTACGGCCtaggggaatttatttttttcaacaacaattataatgattaagtagaaaattctcattttaaataagTGCAAGGGTTAAGAAACAAAAAGTTTATAGGGACAATAAAAAGAGCATATTTCACATACCTTTGGCTGTTCTTGGCGCCATGTTTGGGGCGGGGAGGACCGAGATGTCATGGTcctaaaattaaggaaatataaagGTTAAATTATAGTTTTGAATAGCGTTTACTAGCGTAGTATTTTACTTGATAGGTAGCACATATTATCattaagtacttaaaatttagAAACACAATATTACCAACCGACAAATTGTagattatataataattacaatagccatccaaaatttgttattattataaataagaaatatatccttttaataatttgatgaataattcgGGGTTCGAatcatatttctttttaataattcttaacTTAGTCCAACAATTTAAAGCCAATAAATAGTCatccatgaaattattttatctctcttttCATATTATTAGATCAAAGTTTTCCGCTGCCAtaaaattatccttaaaatatttttgcacgccCACTCCCAAAACAGAAAACCGCTGAAGACAATCTAATTCGAAGAATACAGCCGATGCAGATGGACACCGACGAGTTTTGAGAAGCTCGAAATTGACGTACGTGgaaaaaattcctagaaaatgCCTGAGAACCAAGAGGTcataaagattattttatttggaaaaaaaacgcaGCTAGCACTGAGCAGGAATGCAATCCTCGCGTGAACCCTATGCGGATATTATCTTGTCATTAGTGTGTGAATCCATATTCCTTTGCTTGGCTGTGTTTCGCGATCTATCCAGTTTTCACACTCGCCATACTATCGCTGTTCATATCGACGAAATATCTTGTGTCTCAAGTATGGCTATTTGATTCACATCATGTCATGAAAGGATAACCTAGGCATTTACGTGGCCCCTCCGCCCCGTGGATCATACGCTGCCCAAGGGgtccgggaaaacttttgaaaaatgacatgcctggaaatacattttgcatcgtttttgcattttaaatttaactttgagctgatgcagttattgaataccaaaaataggcaatagtttaaattttttttatttctctgagggcTTGGGGGTtgtctatcccccccccccccatagttacaccactgcggTAGAATATAATTCACTAAAACTTTGATCGAAGGTTGGTAGATTTTCTTAAAAGAGGCGTTAATGTAGGCTTATGTCCACAAAAAATCATCATGTTCCGGGTTCAAAGTAGAGAGGCATTCACCGAGTTCATATATTggcgatggcagagatttttcagagactgcctgaccTCTCCTCATCGGAGTGCTCATCGGAGGCCACTTAAagctcacaaggagacatcgccaaagtgatgtttgggatctggatgtggatgttattttctgaaactatataggtaaggcagaaaaagtgtcacggctttcttccacatatgcccgggttcgagagatattagcttgtaaagatttcgcgcagcatcacaTCCATTGAGTAATCTCCATCTCTCAAATATGGCCATGGCGGTGTGGTCTAGGGCGCTAGTTATTAAACCTGTATAAAGTGTCTAGGGACCGAGTCCCAGTGTCGGAAatagtttttctctcttctaatttttgaaatcacccattcgttttatttagttacttcacgattttttaaatttaatatcaatttttgacACTTTgaccgtgacactttttctaccttacctatatagtttcagaaaataacatccgaaTGTAGATCCCGAaaatcactttggcgatgtctccttgtcagtacTGTCGGATGGAAATTCAAACCGTGGTCTCCTCGGCGCCTTTTGTCAAGATCAGGCTAATGGCAAAGCCGAGTTTATCTCAGCTTTtctttccccacccttccctcatagcgcaaatgattCAGCTACAAATGAGGTGGGTGAGacgccaaggggtacaagtgattttttttcagaacagaGTTTGGTggagaaattaggtaaagaaaacaaacgtgaTCGACTTGATATTTAGAGGAGCATTTCAATTTCccctcgatgtcagcacaaaacggAGACTCACTATAAAGTACCCCTTGGCCATCAAGTTTTTGCTTACTTTTTCTATCActtcaagggcatacccaggatcaaaactagagggggacaTGCCATGGTCGTACAAGTTGTAACaaagaaaaagttaaggaaacaaaaataacagcgctttattaatttttaaaataatttgatcgaaacaatatttctattttaattatatatgttatatatcaattttcttgaattaaaagaaaatttgttcaaaaatttcgatttgaacaaaatttacttttgcttgtggggggggggggggggcagctgccccctgctccccctcgcttggtacgcccatgtatcgattgctgtacctaattctgtttagCACTCGAAGACAGCGGCGCAGCCTGGAATTAAAGTTAGGGGGGTTTATGCGCAACTAATTCAGGGGGTCTGGGGGTTATAGAATACCCGCCACGaaagtgggaggtgcgggggccctcccccagaaaaaaaatatgattaatggttcaaaacagTGAGTTTAAAGGGTTTCTGGGCGATATttcatgtatccttacattattctatgagtacctaatataaatccaattaagtaaattggatttaactttaaaatttcatttgagctctcgggtgggggggggaggggtttccccaaaacccccccgcCACTTCTACGCCACTGCTCGAGGAACCTGATTTGTCATATTGACGGGCAACCTGGCCATTTTGATGATTTAATTAGCACGTTTATGCATtcgaaattccttgaaaattacattttgaattaaaataagcaTCGTATCTGCCATAATGATTGACGTGTGGTAAGCTAAGGCAGGCGAGGCAGGAGAGACGTAACCgctgtacatttttaattttaaaattatttgtaacaaattactcagttgtattgaaaaataaggaaaaggttATGTGTAAtgaatttatctaataattttaacagaaacgaagaaatattttaaatgattaccaCACGCTAAAATGACGGATATGGGTCCATCTATGCAGCGACCCCGGTCCTTCTCGAGTTAGAACAAAATCCCACCCCCTACTCTCTCCTTCTCATTCCCTCGACATACAAATCCAATAAACTCGAGGCATGTCAGTGAGAAAAAAGGACAAGAAGTATTCGTCCATCATTGAATTTTGAAGCTGTAGGCCATACTATACTCGCACTGGGGATTGGTCCCACGTCGTAACATTTTGAAGCCCGTGGATTTTACATGTATAGGTTGTGAAAAGCCAAGGGCTTTTGAtttgttttaataaaacatttcctAATCCGAAAAAGAAATTCAGGAACCGCTAAATGACATCACCTTTTAAGCAGGcatggtaagtgaaacgaaacgaaaatatttcgtttcgacccggagggaaacgaaaatactaggcttaggtttattttcgtttccgcacgaaattaaaatcacccagGGGTtcagtttcaacccgggacgaaactttactcccggcaacgaaactaaattaatcaaaactccgctcctcatagttaagtttcgatcccagaagttgagtggagggggataagagggaatagtttcgacccatgaAGTTTGACAtgcatgtagagaggttaaacatATAAActgccagtttgcgttcaccgttccccTGTTAGTAGTAAAAATTCGAGTGCaccatgcatttaatggcggtagccgaacctctacttcattcaaccacacttcgtactcggtgtgtgggtcgaaacttaactgttcgaaggtgaagcacgtgttaCCTCCGGTGccaaacattatctgtgtttcgtttcgtcccagagtttaagtaaagtttcgactccgatttcgtttcgaccctgagcagggatgccgacttacaaaaaatattgggggggggggaggggggggatcttgccccgacaaattttataagtagtgagttttaagttttttaagcattttagaagagtaatatgatcaacattagaaccctgataactcggatctcgatatttggatattacggggaaaatcgacaagcccgacacatttttttcctcacaacgaatttttgagggggctcaggccccatggagtcggcgccactgaccctAACTTTAGCTCCCCGGgattaaattcatttcgtttcgtttctacatttcgctccagggaacgaaactattgaaatttcactggtCTTGccattcgtttcgtttcacttgccattcctgcttTTAAGCAAGACTAGATAAAGAGCTTATTAAAAAGGCTGAATAGTTGGGGCTCGAGAAAAACGTACGGAATTCTTTTCCACGGAATCAAATACGACAGCCCTAGTTCTAATCGGGCCCGAGTCCCTGGAGGGAAATATTTCCCGAGGAATACTCGGGCTTGCgcaaaaatatgtcaaaattgtCCAAAAAATTGTTATCGATCGATCGATTGATTGTTTGCATGCGTTTATTTatcattgttcattttttcttattgatctcgttctaataatttcatttttctcttcacgcAAACAATATTCTCAGCTTCCAGCATTACACATgcgctattttaaaatttcattagtaaatTGGCTGGTTGGGGCGAGTTTAACTCACAGATACAGAAACGATCAcgcaagagagatattttgctgtgCGGATGTTTAGGCATTTGTTGTTTCCAAGAATATTCGAGATAATTCCGGTCGTTTTAATAAATTCTGGTTGGGATTATGCAGTTAAATATCTCTAATAAGCACCTtatttacttttaacatttttttgcccGCGGCTGGTGATTCAAcaacctctgccacacgcctatagTGGCGGTTTGCTGTGTAGTTAGTAAATGCAGACTACTTAGCGAACCAACATCAAGAGCTATGAGTTGATAACTGATGGTACCAATGAATGTGTAAGTATTCACGAATTTTATATCTCGATGTGATGGTAATGCATGGTATCCCGTGAGATTGGATAGGGCTGGGGCTTCAAAGTGTTCAAAATACTCATTATTGCCACGCAAAAGATGATTCACTCACCTCTTGATGGAGGCCGGCTGCGGGCCTCAAGCGGGACCGTCTCCATGGGGCCCGGCCGGCGGAAATCGCACCTCCACGGCGAAGGCTGGGTGGCCCGGGTAGACCACCAAGACGTCGAGGGGGGCGACTACCTCTACCCTGCGGATCACCCACTGCCCTTCGACTTCCTCCGCAGTAATTCGCAAGTGGAAGTTGAGGTAGCCGATCCCCTCGACGCCTTGAAAGGCCCTCGGGATGTGCCGTGGAGGGTCCTGGCCCACAACTGGGCCAGCATCACCCGCCCCAATATGGTGTCGCTCAAAAAGCCAACCCGGGACGATTTCTTCATCTCCTTCGCCCTCCATCGGCGGATTGGGGGGTGGTGGAATTTCCCTCGCCTCATCTACGGTGCTGAGTCGCTCCGCAACCTCTGCCGATGGAGGGACATCATCCCGGGAGGCCTCCTCGCTCCTTCCGGGCGGATACGCGTCTTGACAGTCGCCCTGCCGTTTTCGCTTGCCTGGAtggaaatgaaggatatgaaagtcCTATAATCTCTATATGAAAACGATCGTCCAAGGGTAGGTGGATgcgaagaagggtaagggatggCCCGTAGGGAGTTACATAGGTcaggtcagtggcgtaacgatGGGGGTGGTATGAGCGGGATAAATTCCTCCACgaagggggatagattcccccagcctcagagaaataaaaagaatatttaaaaccattgactAGTTTTtccgtataataactgcatctgccgtgagttaaattttaagcataaaatgatgtaaaatgtacttccaggcatgccatttttcataatggCATGCCTGGGGGGGAGGTCGCGCCCCCTCAGGCCTaacccttcccccactcccaatgcatattcctagttacgtcactgggcCAGGCTCTTAAGGATGCGAAAGGGATAAATACGCTactatgaagtaaaaaatttatatccaggGGCGTAGTCGGGGTGGGGGTGGGAGAAGTCTCAGGGGGCACGTGCCAACCTACCAAAAGCATTTCATATAAGGAGGataatattaacctataaaaaaatatattctgctccaccaatatattttagcaaaaaaaagtttcccgACGACCCATGAATTGCTTAATTTTAACgtccaaaatagcataaaatgttatttttagagataaaaatgttcaaatattacCCCCCCGGGTCGTGCCCCCCTAACATATCGTCCTGAATACGCCCCTGGCTATTACAATATACATATTACCATTATTACACAGGACTGCTGGTAGTTCATCAACTAAAATTGAGGAAAGGACACTCTAGcgagtaattgatttttttaaatgattagttcAACCTTTCCCACATTCATTTCCAATCAAAAACGAATTTATGAACCTCATATCAATTAAATTGCATGCAAACATACATAATCAGCTAAGAGTTGCAGATTAAATtcctattttatgcatttctcgTTGTATGTGACtatcaattcaattcaatcaggTCTCGGGCATAGGTTATATGCGATTTAAGAACACATTAGGCCTTACTTCTTCTTTGATTAGGATTCTTATTTAATAAGACACTATGGATACGCTTCGTCGCAGTAATTGGCCCTCGCAGAAATTAAGCGAAAGCGATTTCGCATAACGAAGAGAACGAGAGCATGAACTCTGCGCTTCAATTCAGGAAGCACGCCATCGAACCGAACTCATCAGGTTTAAGATCCCGAATATTGTTAAGTTAATTCCGTTCTGAGGGATATTACTCCCAAAATTAAGACTATACGCCACTTTTTGTGCATTAGCCCTCGAAAACTGTCGAATCCTTCGAGGACCGACCAGCCAAGGGATGCATGATGATTATATCCAAGTGGTTGCTAGGCAATATCCTTTCCGCcacgtatttcaattaaaatcagcCAATATTTAGTGGATTTAGGTCTAAAAATACTATCCTACAATGGTTATGACACTTACGGCACAAGCACTGGCCCATGCTGGACTTCAAGTTGCTCAATTAACAGCTTAAAAGCTAATTTCAGTTGTCAAACGTCTGCTCTCGATTGCTCTGAATGCATTCGTATGAGGAATAACAATAGTCCCGTAGTAACGGTTGGCGTATGGTTTCGAAAGCATTGTTGCTCCGGAACCGTCGCAGGTGAAGCATTGCAAATGCAATAATGAATTACTACGTGATAtgcaactgaattttattttctatttatgattacatgataaattaaaattacaactaAGTGGCCAATTCATACGTTTTTTAGTGCTTCTAAACATATGAACGGCATTGAAATGtgttgatgatttatttattttttcattttacaacgaTCTATTATCGAAAACTGTGGATAGTGGAAATTGTAGAAAAGACTGCCGTTATATCGTTAGTTGCTCAAGCGGTAAGTGTGAGTATTCTTTACATGTTCCGTcttgtactgaaattttcaagacaagGTTGAGATCCCTTTCCAATTTAAGAGCGCAACGTAATGAATTGGGCatatcccagacagcacactggtaacggtatacatataccgtaagtataccaggtgtatactgtttccttgagaaactgtatacatgttttagattctaagtatacataaacagtatcctgaagcgtatacgtatacagtatacgaaaggtatctgtatacctttcatatactgtatacgtatgtgctacatatggaaacagtatctgagaggtatatgtatacctttcatatactgtttccatatgtaatctcagtggcggatgcatatgggaggagcgccccccaaccctttcctggccgcccgcataaccaaacattgcaggactacaattttaacttttttatgtcataagatggctttgtatttcatgtgcgtataatcagttcaaataacactttcttaaactttgcatgtgacttgattatttttttaggataaaagcaaaggttggtcaagatatcttttgcgcccccctctagagtttttttctggatccgctactgtgtagccattagtaaacaattagtgccctttaaaggttactctgtccgtatactatttccatatgtagccttcagtatacacagcgtcctttccaatgggctaaaacctttccgttacttgcgtgctcctatgaccccaagagctacactgacaggaataaatctaaattacctcaggaagggccactcacgccaaatatgtggaagggtaggagccagacgaatggtaatccacgtgatggtgtcacgtgaaaaacactgttggaatttaattggaaaaccttaccagctaactcttccctgaaaacatggagtgggacctgttcgcaaagggcaggtgtcattcacggcagcgaggttggcaaagcaaataattacgtttgtacatgtatattcattctttgtaaaggtatcggctcgagccgctactctcttcttattctccttctggtttcattggataaagacgtcgtctcatttaatatctttaaactgattcatcagtgaatttattttccccggttggcttcaggcagccctggcaaaaatgaaggaggctgataacggtgctggagagttttttatcatttctattcggaacacccaagaacgccgtccgcctgggttattaagaaatgcagattaatttaaaaaatcaattaactgccttaagatgtaaaaaatcctgccatgaaaagtccctattttcataaagaaaaatgctcttcgaaatgtgatttcaatcgtgcttttttatctactgaggcgatgaaacaaaaaatatatttttcagcggaatttattcctcaagtcataacgcgaaacttaatttttttgaatgccaagatttagactcccgcccgtgatttcgatagtggattccgtcgatagtcgattccaccagtagtcgatttccacagatacagacttagaccatataagaactagacccgccattccccacccctacccatgtctcgccgtgtggccaacatctctcctccgctcccttccttcccctcccacttttaaagcggcgtgacgtcactgttgggacgctcatcgtcgtagcgcatggctacgaatggggattcactgtatcactgcggtattttaaccattttcttctcgatttttcaattaaaagtactaatatttattgcgttatgtacgagaagtattctctcagacatggttggattggtgagtttacaattaatgaacagtggcatttttcggcattggcagcgacgaaaaaatattgtggcagtaaaatgaagacaaagccctttgtaaacttccgcagatttttttcttatctcgttagcgatctagcatcattcggaacatcgttataaaaacatgaaatcttgtacaaaagttgtaaacggggggaattttagagaggaaaagggtcatggtgtaaagccggtcgtccacgaagtaacgcggcaacgccttcgcatatagtaatttttaaacggtcaattatgcgatgcaaattgagttgcgcgctagcgctactaaaaagggatgtcaacaaatcagcattcatattattcaggtaagtaatttagttatttcataaatgcataattttttacttagcagacagctctcgtgttatatatattttgcgatggtggaaaaaggtctagcgccggctttgaaagtgacacctacgatttacgtacgctacggaaaattctgggaataaataatacctattaacatatttataattagaaagaaagagaggattggatagtagaagagagttttgaaaaagaatcctcaaatttagctagagtttaaaaacaaacaatcaccttttttaaaatgctattgaagttattgagggagataaaattttggtaatcaaagtagcgaatgaagtttaaaatatctgaatcaaaagcggccagaaagtcaaagcggtcggctaaaatctctatgacctttgacccccattatgactttcggaggtcaaaataaattgttgtacggatgaatgaactgcgtaaccgactttgggacccttcaaaacctatggtttgacacgttggttgtcatgatggccagacatttaactctatgacctttgacccccattgagacctcggtggtcaacaaatcaacaatacggatctattaattgaaaaatcgtctttggcacccttgaaaacatatggttcgaaacctgggtgtcacgatggccggacgtttacctctatggcctttgacctccgtattaaccgcccgaatggcaggtctacttacttaaatggtctaagagtATCGATGTTGCTAGTCATAAGTTCTCTCATACAGGCGCTGGCGTCGCTAGCGTAGATGTGTAGATATCCTCTCCCCGAGCATGTAGAATacattatatgtaatgtattaatcatgtcCCCGAGGCTGATCTATTAACGCAGAGTTTATGTCACGTGCTTAAATAATAGAaatgatgcttaaaaaatagaaaaaatgcctgcaaattcttaaataatagaaataaattaattcggTTACCATTAAGTTCGctttgttttttgtattacggagtctcaataatttaattaatttcatattaa
This genomic interval from Ischnura elegans chromosome 5, ioIscEleg1.1, whole genome shotgun sequence contains the following:
- the LOC124159851 gene encoding uncharacterized protein LOC124159851, encoding MGQCLCRKRKRQGDCQDAYPPGRSEEASRDDVPPSAEVAERLSTVDEAREIPPPPNPPMEGEGDEEIVPGWLFERHHIGAGDAGPVVGQDPPRHIPRAFQGVEGIGYLNFHLRITAEEVEGQWVIRRVEVVAPLDVLVVYPGHPAFAVEVRFPPAGPHGDGPA